A genome region from Thermomonospora amylolytica includes the following:
- a CDS encoding carbohydrate ABC transporter permease, with the protein MTLVAGPDLAGSRGAGPSRPARRTGRMRGLWEASPLTYITLIVGLVLSIFPVYWMIIVATRGNDIVGDVPPPMLPGGELGSNLSEVFAAEEAYFAKGLVNSAIVASAVTVSTVLFATMAGFAFAKLRFRGKNALLLTVIATMMIPVQMGIIPLYIMMGWFGWQGELQSVILPFLITGFGVFMMRQYTQQAVPDELIEAARVDGCSTFRIYWSVVLPALRPAAGVLALLTFMQTWNEFMWPLAALTPENPTVQLSIRQLNGAYFQDYTLVFAGTTVATLPLLIVFVIFSRQIIGGIMEGAVKA; encoded by the coding sequence ATGACGCTGGTGGCCGGTCCCGACCTGGCCGGATCCCGGGGCGCCGGACCTTCGAGACCCGCCCGGCGGACCGGCCGGATGCGCGGTCTGTGGGAGGCCAGCCCGCTGACCTACATCACGCTGATCGTCGGGCTGGTGCTGTCGATCTTCCCGGTCTACTGGATGATCATCGTGGCCACCCGCGGCAACGACATCGTCGGCGACGTGCCGCCACCGATGCTGCCCGGCGGCGAGCTGGGCTCGAACCTGTCGGAGGTGTTCGCCGCCGAGGAGGCCTACTTCGCCAAGGGCCTGGTCAACTCGGCGATCGTGGCGAGCGCGGTGACGGTCTCCACGGTGCTGTTCGCCACCATGGCCGGGTTCGCGTTCGCCAAGCTGCGGTTCCGCGGCAAGAACGCGCTGCTGCTCACGGTGATCGCGACGATGATGATCCCGGTCCAGATGGGGATCATCCCGCTCTACATCATGATGGGCTGGTTCGGCTGGCAGGGCGAGCTGCAGTCGGTGATCCTGCCGTTCCTGATCACCGGGTTCGGCGTGTTCATGATGCGCCAGTACACCCAGCAGGCGGTGCCCGACGAGCTGATCGAGGCGGCCCGGGTGGACGGCTGCTCCACGTTCCGCATCTACTGGAGCGTCGTGCTGCCCGCGCTGCGCCCGGCGGCCGGCGTGCTGGCGCTGCTGACCTTCATGCAGACCTGGAACGAGTTCATGTGGCCGCTGGCCGCGCTCACCCCGGAGAACCCCACCGTGCAGCTGTCCATCCGGCAGCTCAACGGGGCCTACTTCCAGGACTACACCCTGGTCTTCGCCGGGACCACGGTCGCCACCCTGCCCCTGCTCATCGTTTTCGTCATCTTCAGCCGCCAGATCATCGGCGGGATCATGGAAGGCGCGGTCAAGGCGTGA
- a CDS encoding LysE family translocator, whose translation MDSMQLAAFAGVVALAAMSPGPDFAITVRNAAVSGRRMGVMTALGIAAGVMVWSLCAALGIAALLAASATAYTVVKLVGAAYLLYVGARAVWAALRGEYAAAADHGDGADPAPRSWTGFRQGLLTNVLNPKAAVFFVALMPQFLPGSAGVADTLLLSVVAAAISAVWFSVVSAVVGALRRVFARPAVRRRMDAVTGTVLVGLGLRLAAER comes from the coding sequence ATGGACTCGATGCAGTTGGCCGCGTTCGCGGGGGTCGTCGCCCTGGCGGCGATGTCGCCGGGGCCGGACTTCGCGATCACCGTGCGGAACGCGGCGGTGTCCGGGCGGCGGATGGGCGTGATGACCGCGCTGGGCATCGCGGCCGGGGTGATGGTGTGGTCGCTGTGCGCGGCGCTGGGGATCGCGGCGCTGCTGGCGGCCTCGGCGACCGCGTACACGGTGGTCAAGCTGGTGGGCGCGGCCTATCTGCTGTACGTGGGGGCGCGGGCGGTGTGGGCGGCGCTGCGCGGCGAGTACGCGGCGGCGGCCGACCATGGCGACGGCGCGGACCCCGCCCCGCGGTCGTGGACGGGGTTCCGGCAGGGCCTGCTGACCAACGTGCTGAACCCCAAGGCGGCGGTGTTCTTCGTCGCGCTGATGCCGCAGTTCCTGCCCGGCTCTGCCGGGGTGGCGGACACGCTGCTGCTGTCGGTCGTCGCGGCGGCGATCAGCGCGGTGTGGTTCAGCGTGGTGTCCGCCGTGGTGGGGGCGCTGCGCCGGGTGTTCGCCCGCCCGGCGGTCCGCCGCCGGATGGACGCGGTCACCGGGACGGTGCTGGTGGGCCTGGGGCTCAGGCTGGCGGCCGAGCGCTGA
- a CDS encoding LacI family DNA-binding transcriptional regulator, translating to MVKGPIDGEESERVRRAKAEARPTLEEVAALAGVGRGTVSRVINGSPRVSAQARQAVQAAIEELGYVPNRAARTLVTRRTDTVALVLSEDEERLFAEPYFADIIRGISSALNDTGLQLMFTLARSARDHDRLKQYLTGHHVDGVMLISLHEADPLPVLLERHGVPTVLGGRPVGQDPGEVSYVDADNEGGAYQAVAYLVGRGRRRIATIAGPQDMGVGIDRLAGYRRALGDLPELVAYADFSEEGGHRAMRELLDRDPGLDAVFVASDNMALGALRALRAAGRHVPDDVAVVGFEDSAAGRAEPPLTTVHQPTERMGREMVQLLVARMRGERTGHAAVIVDTRLVVRESA from the coding sequence ATGGTGAAGGGGCCGATAGACGGTGAGGAGTCGGAGCGGGTGAGGCGCGCCAAGGCGGAGGCGCGCCCCACCCTGGAGGAGGTGGCCGCGCTGGCCGGGGTGGGCCGCGGCACGGTGTCGCGGGTCATCAACGGCTCGCCGCGGGTGAGCGCGCAGGCCAGACAGGCGGTGCAGGCGGCGATCGAGGAACTGGGGTACGTGCCCAACCGGGCCGCCCGGACGCTGGTGACCCGGCGCACCGACACGGTGGCGCTGGTGCTGTCGGAGGACGAGGAGCGGCTGTTCGCCGAGCCGTACTTCGCCGACATCATCCGGGGCATCAGCTCGGCGCTCAACGACACCGGGCTGCAGCTGATGTTCACCCTGGCCCGGTCGGCCCGCGACCACGACCGGCTCAAGCAGTACCTGACCGGTCACCACGTCGACGGCGTGATGCTGATCAGCCTGCACGAGGCGGACCCCCTGCCGGTCCTGCTGGAACGGCACGGGGTCCCCACCGTGCTGGGCGGCCGGCCGGTCGGCCAGGACCCCGGCGAGGTCAGCTACGTGGACGCCGACAACGAGGGCGGCGCCTACCAGGCGGTGGCGTACCTGGTGGGCCGGGGCCGGCGGCGGATCGCCACCATCGCCGGGCCGCAGGACATGGGGGTGGGCATCGACCGGCTGGCCGGCTACCGCCGGGCGCTGGGCGACCTGCCCGAGCTGGTCGCCTACGCCGACTTCAGCGAGGAGGGCGGCCACCGCGCCATGCGGGAGCTGCTGGACCGCGATCCGGGGCTGGACGCGGTGTTCGTGGCGTCGGACAACATGGCGCTGGGGGCGCTGCGGGCGCTGCGGGCGGCCGGCCGGCACGTGCCCGACGACGTGGCGGTGGTCGGGTTCGAGGACTCGGCCGCCGGGCGCGCCGAGCCGCCGCTGACCACCGTCCACCAGCCCACCGAGCGGATGGGCCGGGAGATGGTGCAGTTGCTGGTGGCCCGGATGCGCGGCGAGCGGACCGGGCACGCCGCGGTCATCGTGGACACCCGGCTGGTGGTGCGCGAGTCCGCCTGA
- a CDS encoding SigE family RNA polymerase sigma factor, giving the protein MDGSPNQDARQEFHRFFEQHHRELARLAYLLIGDPDGADDLAADALVAAWRNWDRVRGTDRPLAYVRRIVVNLSNSRLRAIVRERGRLAALGAGADDVTDGPDVAAMVDLRAALRRLPHRKRACLVLRYAFDLSEQETARVLGVSVGTVKSQTSRAAAELERQLRGTGAAADLLSGYRTGALHPQSRPGGGT; this is encoded by the coding sequence GTGGACGGATCGCCGAACCAGGACGCCCGGCAGGAGTTCCACCGTTTCTTCGAGCAGCACCACCGGGAGCTGGCCCGGCTGGCGTACCTGCTGATCGGCGACCCCGACGGCGCCGACGACCTGGCCGCCGACGCGCTGGTGGCGGCCTGGCGCAACTGGGACCGGGTGCGCGGGACCGACCGGCCGCTGGCGTACGTCCGGCGGATCGTGGTGAACTTGTCCAACAGCCGGCTGCGCGCCATCGTGCGCGAACGCGGCCGGCTGGCCGCGCTGGGCGCCGGTGCCGACGACGTCACCGACGGGCCCGACGTGGCGGCCATGGTCGACCTGCGGGCCGCGCTGCGGCGGCTGCCGCACCGCAAACGGGCCTGCCTGGTGCTGCGGTACGCGTTCGACCTCTCCGAGCAGGAGACCGCACGGGTGCTGGGGGTCTCGGTCGGCACCGTCAAGAGCCAGACCTCCCGGGCCGCCGCCGAGCTGGAACGGCAGTTGCGCGGCACCGGGGCCGCCGCCGACCTGCTGTCGGGCTACCGCACCGGGGCCCTGCATCCGCAGAGCCGGCCGGGAGGGGGGACGTGA
- a CDS encoding ABC transporter substrate-binding protein, with amino-acid sequence MGSPRRSRRGRGLAALAAVLTGVMVAGTACGGDDDGGAGGKITLTVDTFGEFGYEELFKQYEAQHPNIKIRSRKVSDLDTYKPQLQRWIGTGSGAGDVVAIEEGLLPTYMQQANKFVNLFDHGGAALKENFLDWKWQMGLTPDGKQLMALGTDIGPLGMCYRKDLFAKAGLPTERDEVTKLWPTWDDFLKRGQEFQGKVSGTKWLDGPQALLRVTVLQEAGKGPGYSYFDKSNNFVVDSNPAVRTAFDTVLKFQQAKLTANMQIFTPPWQTGLKRDAFATVPCPAWMLGGIEEYSGDYGKGKWDVAGIPGGAGYWGGSWLAVPKQTKHPKEAAELAKFLTSPQGQLGAFKSANTFPSSPKLYSDPAVAQASNPYFNNAPVGKIFGDAASQVKPVHLGPKNEDVRQELENVLVAVGEGKTQPGQAWTEGVDKARGVSD; translated from the coding sequence ATGGGTTCTCCGAGACGTTCGCGGAGAGGGCGCGGGCTCGCCGCGCTCGCCGCGGTGCTGACCGGCGTCATGGTCGCCGGCACCGCCTGCGGCGGTGACGACGACGGCGGCGCCGGCGGCAAGATCACGCTGACCGTCGACACCTTCGGCGAGTTCGGGTACGAGGAGCTGTTCAAGCAGTACGAGGCCCAGCACCCGAACATCAAGATCCGCTCGCGCAAGGTCTCCGACCTGGACACCTACAAGCCGCAGCTGCAGCGGTGGATCGGCACCGGCAGCGGCGCCGGCGACGTGGTGGCCATCGAGGAGGGCCTGCTGCCCACCTACATGCAGCAGGCGAACAAGTTCGTCAACCTCTTCGACCACGGGGGCGCGGCGCTCAAGGAGAACTTCCTGGACTGGAAGTGGCAGATGGGCCTGACGCCGGACGGCAAGCAGCTGATGGCGCTGGGCACCGACATCGGCCCGCTCGGCATGTGCTACCGCAAGGACCTGTTCGCCAAGGCCGGTCTGCCCACCGAGCGCGACGAGGTCACCAAGCTCTGGCCGACCTGGGACGACTTCCTCAAGCGCGGCCAGGAGTTCCAGGGCAAGGTCTCCGGCACCAAGTGGCTGGACGGCCCGCAGGCGCTGCTGCGGGTGACCGTGCTGCAGGAGGCCGGCAAGGGCCCCGGCTACAGCTACTTCGACAAGAGCAACAACTTCGTCGTCGACTCCAACCCGGCCGTCAGGACCGCGTTCGACACGGTGCTGAAGTTCCAGCAGGCGAAGCTGACCGCCAACATGCAGATCTTCACCCCGCCGTGGCAGACCGGCCTCAAGCGCGACGCGTTCGCCACCGTGCCGTGCCCGGCCTGGATGCTCGGCGGCATCGAGGAGTACTCCGGCGACTACGGCAAGGGCAAGTGGGACGTGGCCGGCATCCCCGGCGGCGCCGGCTACTGGGGCGGCTCCTGGCTGGCGGTGCCCAAGCAGACCAAGCACCCCAAGGAGGCCGCCGAGCTGGCCAAGTTCCTGACCAGCCCGCAGGGCCAGCTGGGGGCGTTCAAGTCCGCCAACACCTTCCCGTCCTCGCCGAAGCTCTACTCCGACCCGGCGGTCGCGCAGGCGTCCAACCCGTACTTCAACAACGCGCCGGTCGGCAAGATCTTCGGTGACGCGGCCTCCCAGGTGAAGCCGGTCCACCTCGGGCCCAAGAACGAGGACGTCCGGCAGGAGCTGGAGAACGTCCTGGTCGCGGTCGGCGAGGGCAAGACCCAGCCCGGCCAGGCCTGGACCGAGGGCGTCGACAAGGCCCGCGGGGTCTCCGACTAG
- a CDS encoding glycoside hydrolase family 35 protein produces the protein MTAFGRGGPRRPLVTLGAAAAALATVLATTGAVQAAPAAAAPAHQITYDRHSLMVAGRRVLLWSGEFHYFRLPSPDLWRDVLERIRAAGFNGVSLYFHWGYHSPRRGVYDFTGVRDVDRLLRLTEELGLYVVARPGPYINAETSGGGFPAWLKNVPGRARSSDPGYTAAYREWLDRINPIIARHQVTRGGSVIAYNVENEYAAGTDPAYMEDLKRRARADGIDVPITHNQCCDASWTPTWASGEGAVQIPGVDDYPQSFECRRPGTWGAWGEGVTERLSDEAPVYAAEYQAGAIDLNNAGYDKCRELTGPEFMKVYYKSNLITAGATMFGYYMSFGGTNWGWLGQPNDVYTSYDYGAAITENRQLTAKYDEFKRQGYFVTGVAPLTRTDPVTAPASSNPAVRTEARANPGTGTQFVLVRHADRRTDADETATLAWRTPDGDRTLPVRLKGRDAKILVAGYDLGGQRLAVSTSEIMTHAAIGGRDVAVLYGTEDTPGTTVLRYASRPTVKVLDGEATAAYGNGDLRLDYTHKGLTRVLVTGGGRRPLLLMLGTDAEAAKFWRASTAAGPVLVRGTSLVRSATLTGGTLDLRADLARTENVEVFAPPSARRLTVNGRYVPATVTASGSLTGAAAGPERVRIPQPARWSVRTEAPEARPDFDDSGWTVADRTTTVSPIKPASGPVLYADDYGFHHGHVWYRGRFTATGEETAVSLNAITGRGGVYQVWLNGRYLGSAAGGTQADADAPVNPRPGPGRFAVPAGLLRAGEQAVLSVLVGNMGHNDDWTADDVRHKQPRGLVAASLEGSGAPITWRIQGARGGEDLPDTVRGPLNNGGLYGERSGWHLPGHGDRSWSAGSPADRRIGPGVTWFRTSLRLDLPEGHDAALTLRFGGGAGRHRVLIFVNGWNMGQYVGGGVQRDFTLPAGVLRHDGGNTLALAVVAEEESTVGPVSLAPVAVHRGGVKVRDVPAPGAGG, from the coding sequence ATGACAGCCTTCGGCAGGGGCGGCCCGCGCCGTCCCCTGGTCACGCTGGGCGCGGCGGCGGCCGCCCTGGCGACGGTGCTCGCCACCACCGGCGCCGTGCAGGCGGCGCCGGCCGCCGCGGCGCCCGCCCACCAGATCACCTACGACCGGCACTCGCTCATGGTCGCCGGCCGCCGCGTGCTGCTGTGGTCCGGCGAGTTCCACTACTTCCGGCTGCCCAGCCCCGACCTGTGGCGCGACGTGCTGGAACGCATCCGGGCGGCCGGGTTCAACGGCGTCTCGCTGTACTTCCACTGGGGCTACCACTCGCCCAGGCGCGGCGTGTACGACTTCACCGGCGTCCGCGACGTGGACCGGCTGCTGCGCCTGACCGAGGAACTCGGCCTGTACGTGGTGGCCCGGCCCGGCCCGTACATCAACGCCGAGACCAGCGGCGGCGGCTTCCCGGCCTGGCTGAAGAACGTGCCCGGCCGGGCGCGGTCCAGCGACCCCGGATACACCGCCGCCTACCGGGAGTGGCTGGACCGCATCAACCCGATCATCGCCCGGCACCAGGTCACCCGGGGCGGCTCGGTCATCGCCTACAACGTCGAGAACGAGTACGCCGCGGGCACCGACCCTGCCTACATGGAGGACCTCAAGCGGCGGGCCCGCGCCGACGGCATCGACGTGCCGATCACCCACAACCAGTGCTGCGACGCCTCATGGACCCCCACCTGGGCGTCCGGCGAGGGCGCGGTGCAGATCCCCGGCGTGGACGACTATCCCCAGTCGTTCGAGTGCCGGCGGCCCGGAACGTGGGGCGCCTGGGGCGAGGGCGTCACCGAACGGCTCAGCGACGAGGCCCCCGTCTACGCGGCCGAGTACCAGGCCGGGGCCATCGACCTCAACAACGCCGGCTATGACAAGTGCCGCGAGCTGACCGGCCCGGAGTTCATGAAGGTCTACTACAAGTCGAACCTGATCACCGCCGGGGCGACCATGTTCGGCTACTACATGTCGTTCGGCGGCACCAACTGGGGCTGGCTCGGGCAGCCCAACGACGTCTACACCTCCTACGACTACGGCGCGGCCATCACCGAGAACCGGCAGCTCACCGCCAAGTACGACGAGTTCAAGCGGCAGGGGTACTTCGTCACCGGGGTCGCGCCGCTGACCCGTACCGACCCGGTGACCGCGCCCGCCTCCAGCAACCCGGCCGTGCGCACCGAGGCGCGCGCCAACCCCGGCACCGGCACCCAGTTCGTGCTGGTCCGGCACGCCGACCGGCGCACCGACGCCGACGAGACCGCCACCCTCGCCTGGCGGACCCCCGACGGCGACCGCACGCTGCCGGTCCGGCTCAAGGGCCGGGACGCCAAGATCCTCGTCGCCGGGTACGACCTGGGCGGGCAGCGGCTGGCGGTGTCGACCTCGGAGATCATGACGCACGCCGCGATCGGCGGCCGGGACGTCGCGGTGCTGTACGGCACGGAGGACACCCCCGGCACCACCGTGCTGCGGTACGCCTCCCGCCCCACCGTCAAGGTCCTCGACGGGGAGGCGACCGCCGCCTACGGCAACGGCGACCTGCGGCTGGACTACACCCACAAGGGCCTGACCCGGGTGCTGGTCACCGGCGGCGGCAGGCGTCCGCTGCTGCTGATGCTGGGCACCGACGCCGAGGCCGCGAAGTTCTGGCGGGCCTCGACCGCGGCCGGGCCGGTCCTGGTGCGCGGCACCTCCCTGGTCCGCTCGGCGACCCTGACCGGCGGCACGCTGGACCTGCGCGCCGACCTGGCCCGCACGGAGAACGTCGAGGTGTTCGCCCCGCCCTCGGCGCGGCGGCTGACCGTCAACGGCCGGTACGTCCCCGCCACGGTCACCGCGAGCGGATCGCTCACCGGTGCGGCCGCCGGTCCCGAGCGGGTCCGGATCCCGCAACCGGCCCGCTGGAGCGTCCGCACGGAGGCGCCGGAGGCGCGCCCGGACTTCGACGACTCGGGCTGGACGGTGGCCGACAGGACCACCACGGTCAGCCCCATCAAGCCCGCGTCGGGGCCGGTCCTGTACGCCGACGACTACGGCTTCCACCACGGGCACGTCTGGTATCGGGGCAGGTTCACCGCCACCGGCGAGGAGACCGCGGTGTCCCTCAACGCCATCACCGGCCGCGGCGGCGTCTACCAGGTGTGGCTGAACGGCCGGTACCTCGGCTCGGCCGCGGGCGGCACCCAGGCCGACGCCGACGCGCCGGTCAACCCCCGCCCCGGACCCGGCCGCTTCGCCGTTCCGGCCGGGCTGCTGCGCGCGGGCGAGCAGGCCGTGCTGTCGGTGCTGGTCGGGAACATGGGCCACAACGACGACTGGACCGCCGACGACGTCCGGCACAAGCAGCCGCGCGGCCTGGTCGCCGCGTCCCTCGAAGGGTCGGGAGCGCCGATCACCTGGCGGATCCAGGGCGCGCGGGGCGGCGAGGACCTGCCCGACACGGTCCGCGGCCCCCTCAACAACGGCGGCCTGTACGGCGAGCGGTCCGGCTGGCACCTGCCCGGCCACGGCGACCGTTCCTGGTCTGCGGGGTCCCCGGCCGACCGGCGGATCGGACCGGGTGTGACCTGGTTCCGCACGTCGCTGCGGCTCGACCTGCCGGAGGGCCACGACGCTGCGCTGACCCTGCGGTTCGGCGGGGGCGCCGGCCGCCACCGGGTGCTGATCTTCGTCAACGGCTGGAACATGGGCCAGTACGTCGGCGGGGGAGTGCAGCGCGACTTCACCCTGCCCGCCGGGGTGCTGCGGCACGACGGCGGCAACACCCTGGCCCTGGCCGTCGTCGCCGAGGAGGAGTCCACGGTCGGGCCGGTGAGCCTGGCCCCGGTCGCCGTCCATCGCGGCGGGGTGAAGGTGCGGGACGTGCCCGCCCCGGGCGCGGGCGGCTGA
- a CDS encoding GH1 family beta-glucosidase, whose translation MTAHETQAQIREPATAPFPQDFRWGAATSAYQIEGAVAEDGRGRSIWDTFCDTPGAVLGGDTAAEAVDHYHRYREDVALMAGLGLNAYRFSLSWPRIQPSGTGPADQRGLDFYRRLVDELLEAGIEPWITLYHWDLPQALEDKGGWPERDTALRFAEFAALAHGALGDRVSNWMTINEPWCAAYLGYASGEHAPGRREPAAALEAAHHLLLGHGLAVEAMRGQRSGARIGPAVNLYAVSPAADTPEDLDAARRIDGLQNRFFLDALLLGRYPDDLLEDLAPFGFADCVRDGDMRVVGVRNDLLGINYYTRHTVSGRPGDATQAVSSPFSTVSPWVGSEHVRFVGQGKPVTGMGWEVDPDGLLEVLARLHREYPAVPLYITENGAGYDDVLDADDAVRDDERIAYLDAHLRVCARAIDAGIPLRGYFTWSLMDNFEWAWGYSKRFGLVYVDYATQRRIPKASARWYARTIRRGGLPD comes from the coding sequence GTGACAGCACACGAGACGCAAGCGCAGATCCGGGAACCGGCCACGGCCCCTTTCCCGCAGGACTTCCGCTGGGGTGCGGCGACCTCCGCGTACCAGATCGAGGGGGCCGTCGCCGAGGACGGCCGGGGCCGCTCGATCTGGGACACGTTCTGCGACACCCCGGGCGCGGTGCTCGGCGGGGACACCGCCGCCGAGGCCGTCGACCACTACCACCGCTACCGCGAGGACGTGGCGCTGATGGCCGGGCTCGGCCTGAACGCCTACCGGTTCTCGCTGTCGTGGCCGCGGATCCAGCCGTCCGGGACGGGCCCGGCCGACCAGCGCGGCCTGGACTTCTACCGGCGGCTGGTCGACGAGCTGCTCGAGGCCGGGATCGAGCCGTGGATCACCCTCTACCACTGGGACCTGCCGCAGGCGCTGGAGGACAAGGGCGGCTGGCCGGAGCGCGACACCGCGCTGCGGTTCGCCGAGTTCGCGGCGCTGGCGCACGGGGCGCTCGGCGACCGGGTGTCGAACTGGATGACGATCAACGAGCCGTGGTGCGCCGCCTACCTGGGGTACGCCTCCGGCGAGCACGCGCCCGGCCGGCGCGAACCGGCCGCCGCGCTGGAGGCCGCGCACCATCTGCTGCTGGGGCACGGGCTGGCGGTCGAGGCCATGCGGGGGCAGCGCTCGGGCGCCCGGATCGGCCCGGCGGTCAACCTGTACGCGGTCTCCCCCGCCGCCGACACCCCCGAGGACCTGGACGCGGCGCGCCGCATCGACGGCCTGCAGAACCGGTTCTTCCTGGACGCGCTGCTGCTCGGCCGCTACCCCGACGACCTGCTGGAGGACCTGGCGCCGTTCGGGTTCGCCGACTGCGTCCGGGACGGGGACATGCGGGTCGTCGGCGTCCGCAACGACCTGCTGGGGATCAACTACTACACCCGGCACACCGTGTCGGGGCGGCCCGGCGACGCCACCCAGGCGGTGTCGTCGCCGTTCTCGACGGTGTCGCCGTGGGTGGGGTCCGAGCACGTCCGGTTCGTCGGCCAGGGCAAGCCGGTGACCGGGATGGGCTGGGAGGTCGACCCCGACGGGCTGCTGGAGGTGCTGGCGCGGCTGCACCGCGAATACCCGGCGGTGCCGCTCTACATCACCGAGAACGGCGCGGGCTACGACGACGTCCTCGACGCGGACGACGCGGTCCGCGACGACGAGCGGATCGCCTACCTGGACGCCCATCTGCGGGTCTGCGCCCGGGCCATCGACGCGGGCATACCGCTGCGGGGTTACTTCACCTGGTCACTGATGGACAATTTCGAGTGGGCGTGGGGATACTCCAAACGCTTCGGGCTGGTCTACGTTGACTACGCCACGCAGCGGCGCATCCCCAAGGCGAGCGCCCGATGGTACGCACGGACGATCCGGCGGGGCGGACTGCCGGACTGA
- a CDS encoding carbohydrate ABC transporter permease, with amino-acid sequence MGLDVRPAPTRRRAKAGASAPPPDRGARARLSRLDIKISPYLLISPFYLVFAVFGAFPLLFTLWMSLRDRELASGKDEFIGLRNYTELLGDSAFLNAVVNTLGMFVIATVPQLLLALLLANALNRRLRGSTLFRVGMMMPLITSTVAVAVVFTQLFDTDFGLVNWLLGLVGVDPIAWQSDRWWSWVAISVMVDWRWTGYNALIYLAAMQAIPKDLYEAAAIDGASRRRQFWQITVPMLRPTILFTAIVSTIGGLQLFTEPVLFDNGDTDGGSTGQFQTVAMYMFDSAFSNDDYGYGAAVAWMIFLLIIVFSLVNFMFIRRMGGVR; translated from the coding sequence ATGGGTCTGGACGTACGCCCGGCGCCCACCCGGCGGCGGGCGAAGGCCGGTGCCTCCGCCCCGCCCCCCGACCGGGGCGCGCGGGCCCGGCTGTCCCGCCTGGACATCAAGATCTCGCCCTACCTGCTGATCTCGCCGTTCTACCTCGTGTTCGCGGTGTTCGGCGCGTTCCCGCTGCTGTTCACGCTGTGGATGTCGCTGCGCGACCGGGAGCTGGCCAGCGGCAAGGACGAGTTCATCGGGCTGCGCAACTACACCGAGCTGCTGGGCGACTCGGCGTTCCTGAACGCGGTGGTCAACACCCTCGGCATGTTCGTCATCGCCACCGTGCCGCAGTTGCTGCTGGCGCTGCTGCTGGCCAACGCGCTGAACCGGCGGCTGCGCGGCAGCACGCTGTTCCGGGTGGGCATGATGATGCCGCTGATCACCTCCACGGTGGCGGTGGCGGTGGTCTTCACCCAGCTGTTCGACACCGACTTCGGGCTGGTCAACTGGCTGCTGGGGCTGGTCGGGGTGGACCCGATCGCCTGGCAGTCCGACCGCTGGTGGTCGTGGGTGGCCATCTCGGTGATGGTCGACTGGCGGTGGACCGGCTACAACGCGCTGATCTACCTGGCCGCCATGCAGGCCATCCCCAAGGACCTGTACGAGGCCGCGGCCATCGACGGGGCGTCGCGGCGCCGCCAGTTCTGGCAGATCACCGTGCCGATGCTGCGGCCCACCATCCTGTTCACCGCGATCGTGTCCACCATCGGCGGGCTGCAGCTGTTCACCGAGCCGGTGCTGTTCGACAACGGCGACACCGACGGCGGCTCCACCGGCCAGTTCCAGACGGTGGCCATGTACATGTTCGACTCGGCGTTCTCCAACGACGACTACGGCTACGGCGCCGCGGTGGCCTGGATGATCTTCCTGCTGATCATCGTGTTCTCGCTGGTCAACTTCATGTTCATCCGCCGGATGGGAGGCGTGCGATGA